The genomic segment ATAACCTCTTCTCGGGAACCTTCCCCAAGTAGTTAGTTGCTccctcctctgtgtccccacaGCCGCTGCTCTGTGTGTCTTAGGCCATATCATAAGGTATGTTAAGTGTCTTTTCATCACTAGGCTCTGAGCTTCTTAAGAACTGGGTCTGCCTGGTGGACAGAGGCTTCATGTAGGGGGAGAGcgggaggtgaggaggggagtTAAGGTGGTGGTGAGCATGCAGGCAGTGGGGCAAGGCAAAGGTGCATGGTGACGGTGAGGGGCAGACGTATCTGGCTGAAGAACAAGGTGCCCCTTCCACCAGGTGAACGCAGCAGGGCCTACGGCTTCCTGAGTGGACTGCCGCTTGCGTTCCAGCCCCGCTTGCCCTTTGAGTAGTGAACAGCCTACTCTGGTGGAAGCGCtaatggtgggggggggatgcCCACTTGCAAAGAGGGTGATAACTTAGGCTGTCACACCAGACGCCAGAGTTTGACATCCCGGAGGGACACCCGAGTGACACGTCTGTCAAGCAGCAGTGGGAGGCACAGGCGGAGGCTGACTTGGGAGGTGGGGGCTTGTCGGTGACAGAGCTCCCAGTGAAGAGGGCAGAGcggggctgggaagagggggcTTAGCGACTAATTTAACCCTTGGGGCCTTTTTCAGAGGTAACATTCTTCTTCCAATAGCTCTGTCCCTTTTATTGTCTTGCAGGTCACTGTTCCCTTTACTGAACGTAAGTGCTCACGGTCATTCTTCCTTCAAGATGCCCaggctcctcccaccctcctgctcCATGGGCACGGCCAGTCTTCGTCCCCAtgtgcctggggagggggggctgggaAGTCCCCATTCAGTGCCCAAGAGGGAGTCTGCCCCAGGCCAGAGCTTTACCCCCATTAGCAGGACCATTCTCTAGCCTCGCCACAACCTTCCAGGAGCCAGAATGCTGCCTGTTGCCCGCATCTTCTGGGCTCACCTTGCCCTCATCTTCCACAAGAGTTGGAAAGAGAACAGAGATGCTCCCAAAAGGAGTGTGGGTTTGAGCCAGGGCAGAACCAGGTGGAACTCTGGAGGTTCGGACCCTGTCCCCTCCACCTGAGTCCAGGGCTCAGGGGCCATTGCTGTGTGTGCCCTAGAGGACAGTGATTAGGAGCATGGCCTGTGGGGTGAGCCAGGCTGGGTAGAATCTCAGCCAAACCAATCGAAGCCGCAGTTCATCATGTGTGACACAGGGATAATTAATAACCATCCTGACAGGTATTTTGAGGATTACCTGAGACAAGCAGGGAGAGCTTAGGGCAGTGCCACAGACTAAGCCCCCAGGAAAGGAAGCTGTTGTCTTTGTGTCTCCGATGAGCcaaggggtgagggtggggggctgAGCAGGATGTGAGgagaaggagaatgagagaaaggCACAGCAAGAACCTTTGAAACTGAGCAGAAGCCGAGAGCAGAATTATGCTCTCCGTTAGCGCtctgcttcccctcttccctccctcggccgtgccccgcgcccccccccccccccccgggcttaGGCTGGCCCAGGCCACAGCCTCTGTTTTCAGGAAGCCCCTGGTTTCTCAGTGCCCGTGGTCCTCCTACTCCAGCTGCCCTCAGGTTCCCCCCTGCCTCCAACTGTGTAGAAAGTTCCAGGAGGCTCCCCACCCCACGCCTGGTGTGGCTGCCCCTCACCTCTCCGCACACGTCTTTGCAGAGTTTGATGGGGCGTCGGGCGGATGACAGCGGGAACAGTTGTGATCACTGGCGGAATCCTAGCTACAGTCATCCTCCTCTGCATCATTGCGGTCCTGTGTTACTGTAGGCTCCAGGTCAGTCCCCAGAGGCCACCAGCAAACCCCGTCCCCAATCTCGGGACAGAAACTGGAGGCCCACTTCGAGGGTGACAAAGCTCAAAGCCATGAAGCGTGGGGGGCTGGGAATCGGGGCTGGCCAGAAGGGAGCCATGCGTCTCTCACACTCTTTACACTTTGGGGTCCCCCGAAGAGGCCATGCCGGGAAGATATCGGGTCATTGTGTTGTGTCTCTGGCATAGCTGAGATTTCAGGAGTGCTGGGAAGGGGCACCCCTCTGGGAAGACTAGGAGAAAGCTGCTCCCAGCGACCCCAGCCCTGTCCTCAATATGACACGGAGGTCCTGCCTCTCTCAACCACGGCCTGGAGTTAATGCCCTCGGAagtaggggaaggagaagggaaggtgTTGGTCTGGCAAAGCTGGGAGTATAGATAGTGGTGGAACGTGGGTGTCTGGTGTTGAGTTTCAGTCCCAACACCAAAGAGCTCTCTGCGCAGGGTCCTCGGTGCGCGAGGGGCATGGGTGCCTTTGTCCACCCGAAGGGGAGCGTCCGGCCCTCAGGcatccctcccccctctcccctcagtATTATTGCTGCAAGAAGAGCAGAGCCGAAGATGCAGACGACGAGGAGGAGGAGCACGACCTGCCCCCACACCCCAGAGGCCCCAGCTGCAATGCGTGCAGCTCCCAAGGCCCGGACGGCCGGGGCGGCCTGGCGCCTCTCACCAGCGAGCCCTGCGGCCAGCCGTGTGGGGTGGCGGCCGGCCCCTGCACCACCTGCTCCCCATACAGCTCCCCCTTTTACATACGGACGGCTGACATGGTGCCCAATGGGGGCGGAGGCGAGAGGCTCTCCTTCGCTCCTGCATACTACAAGGAAGGGGGACCCCCACCCCTCAAGTTGGCAGTGCCCCAGAGTTACCCGGTGACGTGGCCAGGCTCTGGGCGCCAGGCCTTCACCAATCCAAGGGCTATTAGTACAGACGTGTAACCCCCCTGCACCCCTGACCCCTCCACATACCGACGCTGCTGTCCCGGCAGGAACAACGGGGGGCAGCAGGGGACCCCTCCAACAGCCCACAAGGACAATCtcagtggttttcttttgttttgtttgtttttgtttgtttttgtttttgttttttttggcttttcttgCCCCACAGTGGAATTCAAGCTGCGGAGTCACTGAGAACCAGGGCAGGCCCAGAGGTGGGGGCTGGCTGGATGAGTGGGCAGCCGTGCCTCTCTCTGTGCTGGAACgttcctcccccagctccagccctgccGCCACCGCTCTTGCTTCCCCTCGCTCCCCCCAGCTTTGCTGGACTCTGAGCGGAAGAACAGCAGGGAAAGCTAAGCGAAGGCCTTCTTGGGGGGCCTCCTTGGGGGATAGAAGGAGAAAGGGGACTGAGGGCGCGGGGAGAGCTGAGAAGTAAGGCACTGCGAAtctgagaagggagaggaaggtgtTCAGGGGACCTCTTCAGGACCTGCTTGCTAAAACAAATCTAAGACCCAGTTCACAAGCTAGTTTTTTTGTATGTGATGATCATGGGAACTGCAGTCCCTGTCGCTGCTCCAATATGGATATTGATTCTGGAACCTGCTACGTTCCCCTTCCTCGTGGGACACACTGAGTGGACTCGGAAGGCCGTGGCCTAAGGTTATTTGTGGGGAATGCACCAACAAGGGAAGCCTAACCTTGTCTCCTCCCaaatcctctttctctgcctccggAACCAGCTGCCCCTACTGGAGAACCTTGTTGAAGTTTTGTTCCTGAGTCTGAGCAGCTCGGCGAATGAGACCTTCTTGCTGATGGTCTCTGGGGCCCCGGTCTGCCACCCTGAGCGCTGCGTGGGGGAGCGGTGCTGCGAGGGTGCGTGTGTCCTCAGGTGGGCGCACACCGGTCACCacccacacacatcacacacaggGGCTTCGCGGCCGCTGGGAGCTGCAGGGTGGAAGGGGCTCTGATGTACGCACTAGAAAGGGGAATCTGACCCTCAGACAGCGTGAGTGGAAGGTGATTAAGGTGGCTAGTCGCCTAGCAAGCAGCTGGCTGGTGCAGGGGGAGCCTGCTGCCTCCCGGGGGACAGTGCTGCGGCATTGAAGCCATGTACCCCCCTTAGAGGCCCAGCCTTCTCCTCGGGCATCCAGCCGCGTCATCATAGAGCGGGATGACTTCATTGCACCGGGGACAGCGGCCCCCGCTCCTGGATTCCACGCTTGCCGCCCGCCCTCCGCTGCACCCCCCGGCCCCCCAGTCTCCAGTGAGGGCCTGTTACTTGCCCGAGCCCAGCCCTCCCTTCCCACTTAGAACTCCACTGTGGCCCAATGCTGTTTGAGAGCGTGCACCTGATGCGTTTTCCAGTTGCCTCTACGCTAAGGGGGTGGCCGCTCCCCCTTCTAAGGACATACCTAACCCCCAGCACTTCTGAGTCACCGTGTGCTGCAGAGGGTGGGGCAGGCAAAGTGCTAGCCCCTTTGCGGAAAGCATGATTTTGCATTTGAGAAAGGACCAGGTGCagctgggagagaggggaggaggagaggatgcACCACACCTCCCGTTTCACTCTGTCTGGGCACTTGTCACCTTGCATCTCAGCTGTAATTAGGGCACACCCGGTGAAGAATCAGGGGACCTGGGGTCTGGTCACACTGAGGTCACTCGTTAGCTCTAGGATCAGTCATTTATCTTCTCTGAGACCCCATATTCTCCAGGAAAAGGAGACCTGCCCAGACGGTCCCTAAGAAACAGCCAGGACTTCCTGAAAAGATCTGCTGGCCACACTGACTGCTTTTCCTTGCCCGAGTCCTGGCAGGGGCTAGATGCACTTGCCAATGGCCTGATCCAGTGCACGGGGATGTGTGTTGAGGACTGAGCCACCACCGTGAAATACAGGTTTAGCAGGCAAAACGATTTTAATTGTTCGGTGAAAAGCAACATGTTTGTCTGATTCTCCTCCTGGGGCATCTCAGACGGTAACAGGTCCTTATAGCAGGAGGCGGCTCTGAGCAGGGTGTCGTGAGATCTGCCTCCCAGTCCAGAGGCACCAGTGTGGGACAGCAACTTTAACATGCGCCATCCCATCGCCCGTCCTTCCTGGGCCAAGCGCACCCCCCTTGCCATGAGCGGCTGGGTCTGACAGCCGTTGCGGCCTCCTGACGACCAGCCCCTGTGCCTTGCTGCCCGGGAATTCCACAGCCGACCAGCCACGGCAAGGGTGGTTGCTCCTCACCAAAACATAATGTCATTGTTCCTCCTGCCTTTGGAGAAATCAAGACAGCCCTGCCGGCTGTCACCTGCTCCTGGCTCTGATCTATTGGGGTCCCTGAATGAAAAGCATCTTATAGAGTCCCCTGTCCTCCTGTAGTTTTCCCAGCCTAGATCTTGTCAACACATCGAAATCTGGGCTTGGGGACTCTGGAGAGATGACGGGTCACAGCTCTCCCCTACACACCCCCACAGCGTGCAGGGCACAGTCTCCGATTGCCTGTCTGCCCCCCTGTCGCGGGGACGGCCTTACCTACCGAAGAGGAAGCTCACCCATTCAACTGCGCTGCACACATTTTCTCTGTGGAGTCTGTCCCATGGGACACTGTCTGGACACTTCTCAAATCGTACCCtaacaggaagagaaggagaagctgggaaCACTCTCTTGTCTGCCATCTTGTCTCCACCTCCATGTCACTGCTCCTGCTACAGATTTCCCATCCTGCATCTTTGATAACTTGGAGTCACAACCAAGTGAATGTCCAAATAAATGAGGAATTTGAAATAGAAATCTCACAGAATCCTCTGTTATTCACCTGAGGAGGGGGCAGACAGGTACGGATTTAAGAGCAAATGGTCCTTTTTATTTCCCAGAATGTCCATTGTCAACACCAAAATCTACCAGCTTCTTCTCCCCTCCTGCTTCCACACTAACAGGTCCCGTCTGCCATCTTGCCTCCGTCAGAGCTCATGCCCAGGGAGGATACGTTGTTTGTTGGGAAAGGGGATGTGAAGTGTAGTTGCTGCCGCCCCTGAGGTGAAGTGGCCCAGCTCACTACAGGGAGCCTCACGGGGGAGCAGCCTGGGCTtcagccctgctccctgccccctcaccATCGAGGCCTGTGGTGGCCCCACTGGTAGCTCTGGGTTAAATCACCAACCCTCTGAAGCCCGGGGAGACCTGAGCAGAGCGTTACACAGCCAGCCCTTACATGTTGGGAGGGGACAGTAGAGGAGTTTGGGGACCAGATCCTCTCTGCCAGaccaggagaggaagggaatgTATGTGTGAAAGGGAGCATCCagggaggatgaggatgagggtGGATCTGTGTGTGGGCCCATGCGTGGGTCTGAGAGAGACACCCTCTGCCCATCTCAGGGCCACTGTGAGCCCTGATTACAGCTGGGTGGGCAGTGGGCAGCTCTGCCCCTGTAGGCCTTCTGGGAGTCCCACGGGGCACAACTTCACCCTCAGCCCTGGTGGCCCTTGGCCACAACTCTGTCACCGGTTGTCTGCTGGGAACAGAAACCCTGAAGCTGATCTCTGTCATCACCACACCCACCCCAACCTCAAGCCATCCCCTCCCCTGCGAAGTGGCTcaggcccaccccacccccaacctctcaCCCGGCGCCTCTGTGAGGTGGGGCTGCCCCCGTATCTTCCTGCAGCCCCACGCGATGGGGTGGGGGTCACAGCCCTGGCCCCATTCTTCTCCCTGGTAACACCTGAGCGCCTTCAGCTCAGCCCTGGGCCTCAGGTCTTACTGCACCTTCCATACCCAAATGGgtagggaggggaggacaggagcAGTGATCAAGATCACAGGCCCATCACCCCAAATCCCATGGGCTTCTCTGACCAACACAGCCCTCGGTTCCCTTGACACCATCAGCCCCATGAGCTGCATCATGCCAATCCAGATCTTCAAAACCTTACCCTGTCCCTGAGGTTTCTCCAGGGACTTCAGAGAAAAGCTGCTTCCATCCCATTTTCTAGACTCAGGTTTACAAGTGCTGCTCAGAGGTCACCgatcattttcagaaaaagaggGCCAAACCATCAGTATCTAAGGCTGGGGGCTCCTGACGGCACAGCAGCAAGACAAAGCATAACCAGGAGCTCCCCCCAGCCCTATACTCACAATGGAAATGGTCCACACTCCTTGAACTTCAGGCACTGACTTAGGCATGTCCCAGACAACAGTGACAAGGACAGCTAGCACCCCTTCTTCCCTCATTAGTCTGGTCCAcgctcctcctctctcctccctgtttgGGTACCTTCTCCACCTGAGCCCCCCGGCCCCAGTAGCCATCCCCCTCCACTGCCTAGCATCTCCCTCTGTGGAGAGCCCAGTGACACACAAGCTCTTAATACACACTCCTGCACCCCAGGCTTCTGGGCATCCCTTCACAGTGTGTCTCAgggtgcccagcacacagcaccCTCCAGACCACCCCCCAGCTCAGAGTCAGGAGCTAGTGACAATAAATGAGGAGgaactcaaaagagaaaaatcaagaattgAGAATTTTAAATAAGGGCAAAAAAATGGTAATATAAGATATACCTGAGCTAGACATTGGaagatacataaaaaaaaaaaacaaaaaacaacgaataaaaatgctttccttttgggagggagtggggaatcAATGAGACAAGGGCAGAAATAAAACCTCAGTGTGTGCCTGGTTATATTATTGTGAGTTTTGTGACTCTACatcttgaaaagattttttttttttctgagtcagaGCATACTAACACTGTGCCTGAGAATAGTGCATGCTGGGTAGTCACATGCAGCGGCGCGGGCCCCCCAGGGACCCTCCCCTGGCAAAGGGCCTTCTCCACTACAGGTGTGGAACAAGTCTCTCCCCATCAGGTCAATGGCTGGAAGACCAGAGGGAAAACAATGTCAGCCAGCA from the Halichoerus grypus chromosome 7, mHalGry1.hap1.1, whole genome shotgun sequence genome contains:
- the LOC118553795 gene encoding protein FAM163A, translating into MTAGTVVITGGILATVILLCIIAVLCYCRLQYYCCKKSRAEDADDEEEEHDLPPHPRGPSCNACSSQGPDGRGGLAPLTSEPCGQPCGVAAGPCTTCSPYSSPFYIRTADMVPNGGGGERLSFAPAYYKEGGPPPLKLAVPQSYPVTWPGSGRQAFTNPRAISTDV